A stretch of the Nicotiana tabacum cultivar K326 chromosome 6, ASM71507v2, whole genome shotgun sequence genome encodes the following:
- the LOC107764123 gene encoding uncharacterized protein LOC107764123: MSKIEEIDSRVKSYLYDIGYHRWFRVHATVNRTWTMTSNIAESLNAVTKYARELSIVELLEYMRTLLERWTKEKLLKAKGTFTYIGFKFNKELDNNRILSHKLRVRASTDYIHTVLDGVRRYIVCFENKRCSCRQFQLDELPCPHALAALRHKDESFEQYCSPYYTRAILLRTYKIPVNPLPDESK, from the exons atgtcaaagattgaagagatTGACTCCCGTGTTAAATCATACTTATACGATATTGGCTATCATAGATGGTTTAGAGTACATGCTACGGTAAACAGAACTTGGACTATGACATCAAACATTGCAGAGTCGTTGAATGCTGTAACAAAATATGCAAGAGAGTTGTCGATAGTAGAACTATTAGAGTATATGAGGACCCTTCTTGAACGTTGGACGAAGGAAAAGTTATTGAAAGCAAAGGGTACATTCACATACATTGGGTTCAAATTCAACAAAGAGTTGGATAACAACAGAATATTGTCGCACAAGCTTAGA GTGAGAGCTTCAACAGACTACATCCATACAGTACTAGATGGTGTGAGGCGTTATATTGTTTGTTTTGAAAATAAGAGATGTAGTTGTAGGCAATTCCAGCTTGACGAACTTCCTTGTCCACATGCTTTGGCTGCTTTAAGACACAAGGATGAGTCTTTTGAACAATATTGTTCTCCTTATTACACAAGGGCGATCCTCTTGCGTACTTATAAAATACCAGTAAATCCCCTGCCTGATGAAAGCAAATGA
- the LOC107764121 gene encoding RING-H2 finger protein ATL58-like isoform X1, translating into MSYTGKGYSDSSTTAAVEGSSHLKLYQAFIFSVPIFFAFVLLLFFYIFYLRRRRVDWSSLRMRSPQLQHTATGADELSRCELGLKKEVREMLPIIVFTESFSVKDTQCSVCLGDYQADDRLQQIPVCGHTFHMDCIDLWLATHSTCPLCRQSLLTPAKASSETPHTSAETSDRTSAEESGDETSRRSGSDCPKVGQLNVEPRTTDERVIEPSSQDASEVDNVDHERDSRDDAM; encoded by the exons ATGTCTTATACTGGAAAAGGCTACTCTGATTCCAGCACTACTGCTGCTGTTGAAGGTTCATCTCACTTGAAGCTTTATCAAGCTTTCATTTTTTCAGTTCccattttctttgcttttgtacttttgttgtttttttacatattttatcTTCGCCGTCGGAGGGTTGACTGGTCTTCTTTAAGGATGAGGAGTCCACAGTTGCAGCACACCGCTACGGGAGCTGATGAATTGTCAAGG TGTGAATTGGGGTTGAAGAAGGAGGTGAGGGAGATGTTACCAATTATTGTGTTCACAGAGAGCTTCTCAGTTAAAGACACACA GTGTTCAGTGTGCTTAGGTGATTACCAAGCAGATGATAGACTTCAACAGATACCTGTGTGTGGGCATACATTTCACATGGATTGCATTGATCTCTGGTTAGCTACTCATAGCACATGCCCACTCTGCCGCCAATCCCTCCTTACTCCAGCTAAAGCTTCCAGTGAAACACCTCATACTTCGGCAGAAACCAGCGATAGAACATCAGCTGAGGAAAGTGGTGATGAAACATCTCGTCGTAGTGGCTCCGACTGCCCCAAAGTAGGCCAATTAAATGTGGAGCCCAGAACCACAGATGAAAGGGTAATTGAACCCTCTAGTCAAGATGCAAGTGAGGTTGACAATGTTGACCATGAGAGGGACTCAAGGGATGATGCCATGTAG
- the LOC107764121 gene encoding RING-H2 finger protein ATL58-like isoform X2 yields the protein MRSPQLQHTATGADELSRCELGLKKEVREMLPIIVFTESFSVKDTQCSVCLGDYQADDRLQQIPVCGHTFHMDCIDLWLATHSTCPLCRQSLLTPAKASSETPHTSAETSDRTSAEESGDETSRRSGSDCPKVGQLNVEPRTTDERVIEPSSQDASEVDNVDHERDSRDDAM from the exons ATGAGGAGTCCACAGTTGCAGCACACCGCTACGGGAGCTGATGAATTGTCAAGG TGTGAATTGGGGTTGAAGAAGGAGGTGAGGGAGATGTTACCAATTATTGTGTTCACAGAGAGCTTCTCAGTTAAAGACACACA GTGTTCAGTGTGCTTAGGTGATTACCAAGCAGATGATAGACTTCAACAGATACCTGTGTGTGGGCATACATTTCACATGGATTGCATTGATCTCTGGTTAGCTACTCATAGCACATGCCCACTCTGCCGCCAATCCCTCCTTACTCCAGCTAAAGCTTCCAGTGAAACACCTCATACTTCGGCAGAAACCAGCGATAGAACATCAGCTGAGGAAAGTGGTGATGAAACATCTCGTCGTAGTGGCTCCGACTGCCCCAAAGTAGGCCAATTAAATGTGGAGCCCAGAACCACAGATGAAAGGGTAATTGAACCCTCTAGTCAAGATGCAAGTGAGGTTGACAATGTTGACCATGAGAGGGACTCAAGGGATGATGCCATGTAG